The Ochotona princeps isolate mOchPri1 chromosome 1, mOchPri1.hap1, whole genome shotgun sequence genome has a segment encoding these proteins:
- the LOC101526662 gene encoding trace amine-associated receptor 6: MSSSSVPTAEEFCFENLNGSCVKAPYSLASRVLLYTVFGFGSLLAVFGNLLVMISILHFRQLHSPTNFLIASLACADFLVGVTVMPFSMVRSVESCWYFGRSFCTFHTCCDVAFCYSSLFHLCFISIDRYIAVTDPLVYPTKFTVRVSGICISISWILPLVYSGAVFYTGVYDDGLEELSNAVNCIGGCQTVVNQNWVLIDFLSFFIPTLVMIILYGNIFLVARQQAQKIENVSSKTESSSESYKARVAKRERKAAKILGITVVAFMISWLPYSIDSLVDAFMGFITPAYIYEICVWCAYYNSAMNPLIYALFYPWFKKAIKIILSGQVLRNSSATMNLFSEQA; encoded by the coding sequence ATGAGCAGCTCGTCCGTACCCACAGCTGAAGAGTTCTGCTTCGAGAACCTGAACGGGTCATGCGTGAAAGCTCCCTACTCCTTGGCTTCACGGGTGCTCCTCTACACGGTGTTcggctttgggtccctgctggcTGTGTTTGGGAACCTCCTGGTGATGATTTCAATCCTCCACTTCCGACAGCTGCACTCCCCCACCAACTTCCTCATCGCCTCTCTGGCCTGTGCCGACTTTCTGGTGGGGGTGACCGTGATGCCGTTCAGCATGGTCAGGTCCGTGGAGAGCTGCTGGTATTTTGGGAGAAGTTTCTGCACTTTCCACACGTGCTGTGATGTGGCCTTTTGCTATTCTTCTCTCTTCCACCTGTGCTTCATCTCCATCGACAGGTACATTGCGGTCACAGACCCTCTGGTGTATCCCACCAAGTTCACGGTGCGTGTGTCAGGAATTTGCATCAGCATCTCCTGGATCCTGCCCCTGGTGTACAGTGGAGCTGTATTTTACACTGGTGTCTATGACGATGGGTTGGAGGAGCTATCCAATGCTGTTAACTGTATAGGAGGTTGTCAGACAGTTGTAAATCAGAACTGGGTGTTAATAGATTTTCTGTCCTTCTTTATACCTACTTTAGTGATGATCATTCTCTATGGTAATATTTTTCTGGTGGCTAGACAACAAgctcaaaaaattgaaaatgttagTAGCAAAACAGAATCATCTTCAGAAAGCTACAAAGCCAGAGTGGCCAAGCgagagagaaaagcagctaaaATCTTGGGCATCACTGTGGTAGCATTTATGATTTCATGGTTACCCTATAGTATTGATTCATTAGTTGATGCCTTTATGGGCTTCATAACCCCTGCCTATATTTATGAGATCTGTGTTTGGTGTGCTTATTATAACTCAGCCATGAATCCTTTGATTTATGCTTTATTTTACCCATGGTTTAAAAAagctataaaaattattttgagtggTCAAGTTTTAAGGAACAGTTCAGCAACCATGAATTTGTTCTCTGAGCAAGCGTAA